One segment of Geomonas ferrireducens DNA contains the following:
- a CDS encoding THUMP domain-containing class I SAM-dependent RNA methyltransferase, with amino-acid sequence MKHFFFATTAKGVEEALGGELVRLGLPDVRVESGGVSFGGGMEGAYRANLWLRTASRVLMTLAEFPCQTPEELYRGVRSLPWERFLTPAQTLAVDCNLRDSTMTHSGFVALKTKDAIVDAQRESFGSRPSVDTKDPDLRVNVRLFKDRCTVSLDLSGEPLDRRGYRLDRHEAPLKENLAAALVELSGWDGSTPFVDPMCGTGTIAIEAAMKALRIPPGLNRRFGFERWQGFDRAAWRAIVDEAKNSILERLPAPIQASDLSHSAVNMAIQNARRAGVLEHLTLGQLPMAELSPPPGPGVLIMNPPYGKRLGEQEALRPLYREIGDTLKKRCQGYTAYLFTGNLDLAKGVGLKASRRMVLYNGPIECRLLKYEMYEGSAPLSLK; translated from the coding sequence ATGAAGCATTTTTTTTTCGCTACTACGGCGAAGGGGGTTGAAGAAGCCCTAGGAGGCGAGCTCGTCCGCCTGGGTCTCCCCGATGTGCGTGTCGAGAGCGGCGGCGTCAGTTTCGGCGGCGGCATGGAGGGGGCCTACCGGGCGAACCTCTGGCTGCGTACGGCAAGCCGGGTCCTCATGACCCTGGCGGAATTCCCCTGCCAGACACCCGAGGAGCTCTACCGCGGCGTGCGCTCCCTCCCGTGGGAACGCTTCCTGACCCCCGCCCAGACCCTCGCCGTCGACTGCAACCTCAGGGACTCGACGATGACCCACTCCGGGTTCGTGGCGCTGAAGACCAAGGACGCCATCGTCGATGCGCAGAGGGAGAGCTTCGGCAGCCGTCCAAGCGTCGACACCAAGGATCCCGACCTGCGCGTCAACGTCCGGCTTTTCAAGGACCGCTGCACGGTGAGCCTCGACCTTTCCGGGGAGCCGCTGGATCGTCGCGGCTACCGGCTGGATCGGCACGAGGCGCCGCTGAAGGAGAACCTGGCCGCCGCCCTCGTCGAACTCTCCGGCTGGGACGGCAGCACCCCGTTCGTCGATCCGATGTGCGGGACCGGCACCATCGCCATCGAGGCGGCCATGAAGGCGCTCCGCATCCCGCCGGGGCTGAACCGCCGTTTCGGTTTTGAGCGTTGGCAGGGGTTCGACCGTGCGGCCTGGCGCGCCATAGTGGACGAGGCGAAAAACAGCATCCTGGAGCGGCTCCCGGCGCCGATCCAGGCGAGCGACCTCTCCCACTCCGCGGTCAACATGGCAATCCAGAACGCGCGGCGCGCCGGGGTGCTCGAACATCTCACCCTGGGACAGCTCCCCATGGCGGAGCTGTCGCCCCCTCCCGGCCCGGGCGTGCTGATCATGAACCCGCCCTACGGCAAGAGGCTCGGCGAGCAGGAGGCGCTGCGTCCCCTGTACCGTGAGATCGGCGACACGCTGAAGAAACGCTGCCAGGGGTACACCGCCTACCTCTTCACCGGGAACCTCGACCTCGCCAAGGGGGTCGGACTCAAGGCATCGCGGCGGATGGTGCTGTACAACGGGCCGATCGAGTGCCGGCTTCTAAAGTATGAGATGTACGAGGGGAGTGCCCCACTGTCATTAAAATAG
- a CDS encoding zinc ribbon domain-containing protein: MRNKLKALYELQEIDLRIDGLDGEKAQLLSEAQALEAKLAEAREKIAAKREEVQALEEEKGALDANLASENENITRSETHLKEIKTQKEYQAVSKEISTAKKQITELEEQILQKINAIDETNGEITKREAELVELEGNVATQQAELQQKVEALEGGISKDVVVREATVKVLPANVMKRYSKLRDQRKGVAVVEAKEGNCMGCNMHLPPQLYNTLFRADDVITCPHCQRILIMKQEVQD; the protein is encoded by the coding sequence TTGCGTAACAAACTGAAGGCGTTATACGAACTGCAGGAGATCGACCTGAGGATCGACGGGCTGGACGGGGAGAAGGCCCAGCTTTTGAGCGAGGCGCAGGCCCTTGAGGCGAAGCTGGCCGAGGCACGCGAGAAGATCGCAGCCAAGCGCGAGGAGGTACAGGCGCTTGAGGAGGAGAAGGGGGCGCTCGACGCCAACCTTGCCTCCGAGAACGAGAACATCACCCGTTCCGAGACGCACCTCAAGGAGATCAAGACGCAGAAGGAGTACCAGGCGGTCTCCAAGGAAATCTCCACCGCTAAAAAGCAGATCACCGAGCTCGAAGAGCAGATCCTTCAGAAGATCAACGCCATCGACGAGACAAACGGTGAGATAACCAAGCGCGAGGCCGAACTGGTCGAGCTGGAGGGGAACGTCGCCACACAGCAGGCTGAGCTGCAGCAGAAGGTCGAGGCGCTCGAGGGGGGCATCTCCAAGGACGTAGTCGTCCGCGAGGCGACCGTGAAGGTACTCCCGGCGAACGTGATGAAGCGTTACAGCAAGCTGCGCGACCAGCGCAAGGGTGTGGCCGTGGTTGAGGCCAAGGAAGGTAACTGCATGGGGTGCAACATGCATCTTCCGCCGCAGCTCTACAACACCCTGTTCCGTGCTGACGACGTCATCACCTGTCCGCACTGCCAGCGCATCCTCATCATGAAGCAGGAAGTGCAGGACTAG
- a CDS encoding sensor domain-containing diguanylate cyclase, whose product MKRLLRVLIVEDAPDDAQLIVIQLEQGGFDVHSRRVDNAQGLIEALESASWDVVVCDYVMPGFSGLQALQILKEKGSDIPFLMISGKVGEEAAAAAIRAGADDFVLKGNLTRLVPAVQRSIAEAALRQQSRRHEEELKEKLDFIQVLIDTLPTPIFYNDPNGLYLGCNKAFEEQIGIKRGENVNKSIYDILPPDLAALYNRGEEAAEAGSGPRSFEGTITCADGEHRDVIFYSASFKKPGTSSGGVVGALLDISERKQAELKLRYLSSHDILTGIYNRAYFDEELERLKKGRKFPVSIVMADVDRLKETNDQQGHAAGDELLKHAAEVLKNAFRREDVVARVGGDEFAALLPNTDETALREAMERLQQQLAQSNEGHAPHPLSLSIGAATAQNGDELMASWRLADQRMYRQKKGRKNGGAGNKQHQLVA is encoded by the coding sequence ATGAAGAGACTGCTCAGGGTCCTGATCGTAGAAGACGCACCGGACGACGCCCAGCTAATCGTGATACAGCTCGAGCAGGGAGGCTTCGACGTGCACTCCCGGCGCGTGGACAACGCGCAAGGACTCATCGAGGCCCTCGAGAGTGCGTCCTGGGACGTGGTCGTTTGCGACTACGTCATGCCCGGCTTTTCCGGGCTGCAGGCGCTGCAGATCCTCAAGGAAAAGGGCTCCGACATCCCCTTCCTGATGATCTCCGGGAAGGTCGGGGAGGAGGCCGCCGCTGCCGCCATCCGCGCCGGCGCCGACGACTTCGTGCTCAAGGGGAACCTGACCCGCCTGGTCCCGGCGGTGCAGCGCTCGATAGCGGAAGCGGCCCTGCGCCAGCAGAGCCGGCGTCACGAGGAGGAGCTGAAGGAGAAGCTGGACTTCATCCAGGTCCTCATCGATACCCTACCCACCCCGATCTTCTACAACGACCCCAACGGCCTCTACCTCGGCTGCAACAAGGCCTTCGAGGAGCAGATCGGCATCAAGCGGGGTGAAAACGTCAACAAGAGCATCTACGACATCCTCCCGCCGGACCTGGCCGCCCTGTACAACAGGGGCGAGGAGGCCGCCGAAGCAGGAAGCGGCCCGCGCAGCTTCGAAGGGACCATCACCTGCGCCGACGGCGAGCACCGGGACGTCATCTTCTACAGTGCAAGCTTCAAAAAGCCGGGAACCAGCTCCGGTGGTGTGGTCGGGGCGCTCCTCGACATCTCGGAAAGAAAACAGGCCGAGCTGAAGCTGCGTTACCTGAGCAGTCACGACATCCTGACTGGCATCTACAACCGCGCCTATTTCGATGAAGAACTGGAGCGGCTGAAGAAAGGGAGGAAGTTCCCGGTGAGCATCGTCATGGCCGACGTCGACCGTCTCAAGGAGACCAACGACCAGCAGGGGCACGCGGCCGGGGACGAACTCCTGAAACACGCCGCCGAGGTGCTGAAAAACGCCTTCCGGCGCGAGGATGTGGTGGCGCGTGTTGGGGGCGACGAGTTCGCGGCCCTGCTCCCGAACACCGATGAGACGGCCCTGCGCGAGGCTATGGAGCGGCTCCAGCAGCAGCTGGCCCAGAGTAACGAAGGGCACGCTCCGCATCCGCTCAGCCTCTCCATTGGTGCTGCCACCGCACAAAACGGCGATGAACTCATGGCGTCATGGCGCCTCGCCGACCAGAGGATGTACCGCCAGAAAAAAGGGCGCAAAAATGGCGGTGCCGGCAACAAGCAGCACCAGTTGGTGGCCTGA
- a CDS encoding UDP-N-acetylmuramoyl-L-alanyl-D-glutamate--2,6-diaminopimelate ligase, whose amino-acid sequence MKLKELLACVPGAKVTGDDAMEITSLCYDSRQVAPGAAFFALRGVKSDGTEFVEAAVKGGAVAIIADRPCAVAGVVCVEVPDARRAMSLMAAIFYGTPTGGIPVVGITGTNGKTTTTYLVEGIMAEAGIPAAVLGTISYRFGATDIPAPNTTPESVDLQKILRDLVDQGAKGAVMEVSSHSLEQHRADGCIFDVAIFTNLTRDHLDYHLDMESYYKSKLRLFTDLLAPSAHKPLRRAVVNLDDPYGPRIAAEATAPVLTYSVNGPADLSVAEVDFSVHGIRCRLQSPVGEINIESDLLGRFNLYNILGAVGAGLALGIPKEAIEAGIRAHKKVPGRLERVPNDQGIIVLVDYAHTGDALENVLSTISELKTDRIITIFGCGGDRDKGKRPVMGEIAARYSDLAVVTSDNPRTEDPAAILVDVRAGITPLHLKEYSLEELEGGFREKGFATIESRRTAVRAAILAANPGDIVLLAGKGHEDYQIVGTEKFHFDDREEAAAALRLRK is encoded by the coding sequence ATGAAACTGAAAGAATTGCTGGCCTGTGTTCCGGGAGCCAAGGTGACCGGGGACGACGCCATGGAGATAACGTCGCTTTGCTACGACTCGCGACAGGTGGCGCCGGGCGCCGCCTTCTTCGCCCTGCGCGGGGTGAAGAGCGACGGGACGGAGTTCGTGGAAGCCGCTGTAAAAGGGGGGGCGGTCGCAATAATTGCGGACCGCCCCTGCGCCGTTGCCGGGGTCGTGTGCGTCGAGGTCCCGGATGCCCGCCGCGCCATGAGCCTCATGGCCGCGATTTTCTACGGTACCCCGACCGGGGGCATCCCGGTCGTCGGCATCACCGGCACCAACGGCAAGACCACCACTACCTACCTCGTGGAAGGGATCATGGCTGAGGCGGGGATCCCTGCGGCCGTCCTCGGCACCATCAGCTACCGCTTCGGCGCGACCGACATCCCGGCACCGAACACCACGCCGGAGTCGGTCGACCTGCAAAAGATCCTGCGCGACCTGGTGGACCAGGGGGCGAAGGGGGCGGTGATGGAGGTCTCTTCCCATTCGCTGGAGCAGCACCGCGCCGACGGCTGCATCTTCGACGTCGCCATCTTCACCAACCTGACCCGCGACCACCTGGACTACCACCTCGACATGGAGTCCTACTACAAAAGCAAGCTGCGCCTCTTCACAGACCTCCTCGCCCCGAGCGCGCACAAGCCGCTCAGGCGCGCCGTGGTGAACCTGGACGACCCCTATGGTCCCAGGATCGCCGCCGAGGCGACCGCGCCGGTCCTTACCTACTCGGTGAACGGCCCGGCCGACCTCTCCGTTGCCGAGGTGGATTTTTCGGTGCACGGCATCCGCTGTCGCCTCCAGTCGCCGGTGGGAGAGATCAACATCGAGTCCGACCTCCTGGGGCGCTTCAACCTGTACAACATCCTGGGCGCGGTCGGGGCGGGTCTTGCCCTTGGCATCCCGAAAGAAGCGATCGAGGCGGGAATTCGCGCACACAAGAAGGTGCCTGGGCGCCTCGAGCGGGTCCCCAACGATCAGGGGATCATCGTGCTCGTCGATTACGCCCACACCGGCGACGCCCTGGAGAACGTCCTTTCCACCATCTCGGAACTGAAGACGGACCGGATCATCACCATCTTCGGATGCGGCGGCGACCGCGACAAGGGGAAGCGCCCGGTGATGGGGGAGATCGCGGCACGCTATAGCGACTTGGCCGTAGTCACCTCGGACAACCCGCGCACCGAGGACCCGGCGGCCATCCTCGTCGACGTGAGGGCCGGGATCACGCCTTTGCACCTTAAGGAGTACAGCCTCGAGGAGTTGGAGGGGGGCTTCCGCGAGAAGGGGTTTGCCACCATCGAATCCAGGCGCACCGCGGTGCGCGCCGCGATCCTCGCGGCAAACCCCGGCGACATCGTTCTTCTGGCCGGCAAGGGGCACGAGGATTACCAGATCGTCGGGACGGAAAAGTTCCACTTCGACGACCGGGAGGAGGCCGCAGCTGCACTGCGGCTCAGGAAGTAG
- the mraZ gene encoding division/cell wall cluster transcriptional repressor MraZ yields the protein MFRGKFDTTIDAKGRTSIPAKFREVLVEAFGDERFFLTKSSPVRLGEGQVCYGLTIYPYREFLALEERLKNGAGLGLSVEALAAVRRTILVPAVECTADKLGRILVPNDLRKTAQLERELHFVGMQNKVDIYSQSVWAQVCAKDEQNFPVDSAALAELGL from the coding sequence ATGTTCAGAGGAAAGTTCGACACAACCATCGACGCCAAGGGGCGCACCAGCATTCCCGCGAAATTCCGCGAGGTTCTGGTGGAGGCCTTCGGCGACGAGCGCTTTTTCCTCACCAAGTCGAGCCCGGTTCGACTCGGCGAGGGGCAGGTGTGCTACGGACTGACCATCTACCCCTACCGCGAATTCCTCGCCCTTGAGGAGCGGCTCAAAAACGGGGCCGGCCTCGGGCTCTCCGTCGAGGCGCTCGCCGCTGTGCGCCGCACCATCCTGGTCCCGGCGGTCGAATGCACCGCGGACAAGCTCGGGCGCATCCTGGTTCCCAACGACCTGAGAAAGACCGCGCAGTTGGAGCGCGAACTTCACTTCGTCGGCATGCAGAACAAGGTCGACATCTACAGCCAGTCCGTCTGGGCACAGGTGTGCGCGAAGGACGAACAGAACTTCCCGGTCGATTCGGCCGCGCTCGCGGAGCTCGGCCTCTAG
- the rsmH gene encoding 16S rRNA (cytosine(1402)-N(4))-methyltransferase RsmH yields MPDFHHISVLPEEVLGLLEPKTGGVYVDGTLGGAGHAGLILTASSPEGRLIGFDRDAEAIAVARERLSQFGDRVSIFQRNFSSIAATLAEIGVDAIDGFVLDLGVSSHQLDKDERGFSFQTDAPLDMRMDRSSGPSAADLVNTLPEGELNRIIAEYGEERWAKRIASFIVKAREENPIETTLQLVDIIKGAIPKAKWEERLHPATRTFQGLRIAVNEELKSLEDGLADLLRLLKKGGRGAVISFHSLEDRIVKEAFRGASAGCTCPKELPICICSRTPQYRLLSKKAIKAGDEELKANPRSRSARLRGIEKI; encoded by the coding sequence ATGCCGGATTTTCATCACATATCGGTCCTCCCGGAGGAGGTGCTCGGGCTCCTCGAACCGAAAACCGGGGGGGTGTACGTGGACGGGACCCTCGGTGGCGCAGGCCACGCCGGACTCATCCTCACCGCGAGCTCCCCGGAGGGGAGGCTCATCGGCTTCGACCGGGACGCCGAGGCGATCGCGGTGGCCAGGGAGCGCCTCTCCCAGTTCGGCGACCGGGTCAGCATCTTCCAGAGGAACTTCTCCTCCATCGCCGCCACCCTGGCCGAGATCGGGGTGGATGCCATCGACGGTTTCGTGCTCGACCTCGGGGTCTCCAGCCATCAGCTCGACAAGGACGAGCGTGGTTTCAGCTTCCAGACCGACGCCCCGCTTGACATGCGCATGGACCGCAGCTCCGGCCCGAGCGCGGCGGACCTGGTGAACACCCTCCCCGAGGGGGAGCTGAACCGCATCATCGCCGAGTACGGCGAGGAGCGCTGGGCGAAGCGGATCGCCTCCTTCATCGTGAAGGCACGCGAGGAGAACCCGATCGAGACCACGCTGCAGTTGGTCGACATCATCAAGGGGGCCATCCCGAAGGCGAAGTGGGAGGAACGGCTGCACCCGGCGACGAGGACCTTCCAGGGGCTGCGCATCGCGGTGAACGAGGAGTTGAAGAGCCTTGAGGACGGCCTTGCCGACCTTTTGAGGCTCCTGAAAAAGGGTGGACGCGGTGCGGTGATCTCCTTCCATTCGCTGGAGGACCGCATCGTCAAGGAAGCGTTCCGGGGCGCGAGTGCCGGTTGCACCTGCCCGAAGGAGCTCCCGATCTGCATCTGCAGCCGCACACCGCAGTACCGGCTGCTGAGCAAAAAGGCTATCAAGGCGGGGGACGAGGAACTGAAGGCGAACCCGCGGTCCCGCAGCGCACGCCTTAGAGGCATCGAGAAGATTTAA
- a CDS encoding outer membrane protein assembly factor BamD, protein MHSRSLRYLGLFAALSLISACASTPAPVKTPETYFKEGETAYASRNYEEAINQFKKVKESYSSPELSAKAELKIADAHFENGAFIEAAAAYEDFRKLHPGNEKAPYALFRLALSNYNEITGIDTDQTAVKNAVHYFQEFLAQYPASEYVPQAKEKLADCRAKQLAYENYVGNFYVRTKKYASAIKRLNEALQRFSGEPGLADTLVNLEQAYRKSGDTAKAEEIQKRLDTEYPARLREAKGAGKSSKGDRGEELPMIIFKDAK, encoded by the coding sequence ATGCACTCTCGTTCCCTGCGTTACCTGGGCCTTTTCGCCGCGCTCTCCCTGATCAGTGCCTGCGCCTCGACCCCGGCGCCGGTGAAGACGCCCGAGACCTACTTCAAGGAAGGGGAGACCGCTTACGCGTCCCGCAACTACGAGGAGGCCATCAACCAGTTCAAGAAGGTGAAGGAGAGCTACAGCTCCCCCGAGCTTTCGGCAAAGGCCGAGCTGAAGATCGCCGACGCCCACTTCGAAAACGGCGCGTTCATCGAGGCTGCCGCGGCCTACGAAGACTTCCGCAAGCTCCATCCCGGCAACGAGAAGGCGCCCTACGCGCTGTTCCGGCTAGCCCTCAGCAACTACAACGAGATCACCGGGATCGACACCGACCAGACCGCCGTGAAGAACGCGGTGCACTACTTCCAGGAGTTCCTGGCCCAGTACCCCGCTTCCGAGTACGTGCCGCAGGCCAAGGAGAAGCTGGCCGACTGCCGTGCGAAGCAGCTTGCCTACGAGAACTACGTCGGGAATTTCTACGTGAGGACGAAGAAGTACGCCTCGGCGATCAAGCGTCTCAACGAGGCGCTGCAGCGTTTCTCCGGAGAGCCGGGGCTGGCCGACACCTTGGTCAACCTCGAGCAGGCGTACCGGAAATCGGGAGATACGGCGAAGGCGGAGGAGATACAGAAACGTCTTGACACCGAGTACCCCGCGCGGCTGCGCGAGGCGAAGGGGGCAGGGAAGTCGAGTAAGGGTGACCGGGGCGAAGAGCTCCCCATGATCATCTTCAAGGACGCGAAGTAA
- the ftsL gene encoding cell division protein FtsL has product MAQSKVAYGKVAAPARPGVAVRENWISFRYLTGVMVLLTLVSIFHVWSRVEVIDLNLRIGEANRQFREQQQENKRLRVEVASLKAPARIEALAKGELGMALPNDQQVVLVK; this is encoded by the coding sequence ATGGCACAGAGCAAAGTCGCCTACGGCAAAGTCGCCGCACCGGCACGTCCCGGGGTTGCGGTAAGGGAAAACTGGATCAGCTTCCGTTACCTCACGGGGGTCATGGTCCTGCTTACCCTGGTTTCCATCTTCCACGTCTGGTCCAGGGTAGAGGTGATCGACCTGAACCTGAGGATCGGGGAGGCGAACCGGCAGTTCAGGGAACAGCAGCAGGAGAACAAGCGTCTGAGGGTCGAGGTCGCCTCGCTTAAGGCGCCGGCCCGCATCGAGGCGCTCGCCAAGGGTGAGCTCGGTATGGCGCTCCCCAACGACCAGCAGGTGGTCCTGGTCAAGTGA
- a CDS encoding Nif3-like dinuclear metal center hexameric protein: protein MITPKVSDLVGITGKIAPAHFAESWDNVGLQLGDPVSQVSRIMVALDPGRPAIEAAIEARCPLLITHHPFIFSPLKKITAADETGRLTMLALKNDLSIISLHTNLDIAQGGVNDLLAARLGIVGAQPLKITGVEEHAKMVLFVPKGFEDKLLQALAPFMPLVGNYRDCSYQSEGAGRFTPLDGANPYVGEVGAGHVEPESRLEFLIMKDKISAAVAALKKAHPYEEPAYDLYPVLNQGAPRGLGRIGTLPEPVEAGVFAGFVRERLGAAGVRLVGEAGRQVKKVAVCGGSGVSLLHEAARKGADILVTGDVKYHEAREAEALGVALLDAGHFATERIMVEGFAAQLRGALAARRLEAEVIEYQGEREPFAFY, encoded by the coding sequence ATGATAACTCCGAAAGTTTCAGATCTTGTTGGAATTACAGGCAAAATTGCTCCAGCGCACTTCGCGGAATCCTGGGACAACGTAGGCCTGCAGCTGGGGGACCCGGTCTCCCAGGTTTCCCGGATCATGGTGGCGCTGGATCCCGGTCGCCCCGCCATCGAAGCAGCCATCGAAGCCCGCTGCCCGCTCCTCATCACGCATCACCCTTTCATCTTCTCCCCTCTGAAAAAGATCACGGCGGCCGACGAAACCGGTCGTCTCACCATGCTGGCCCTCAAGAACGACCTCTCCATCATCTCCCTGCACACGAACCTCGACATCGCCCAAGGGGGCGTCAACGATCTCCTCGCCGCCCGTCTCGGCATCGTAGGGGCGCAGCCGCTCAAGATCACGGGAGTCGAGGAGCACGCGAAGATGGTGCTGTTCGTGCCGAAAGGTTTCGAGGATAAGCTGCTGCAGGCGCTTGCCCCGTTCATGCCCCTTGTCGGAAACTACCGCGACTGCTCGTACCAGAGCGAGGGGGCCGGGCGCTTCACCCCGCTTGACGGGGCGAACCCCTACGTAGGGGAGGTGGGGGCGGGACACGTCGAGCCGGAGAGCCGTCTCGAGTTCCTGATCATGAAGGATAAGATAAGCGCCGCCGTGGCCGCGCTGAAGAAGGCGCACCCCTACGAGGAGCCGGCATACGACCTGTATCCGGTGCTGAACCAGGGAGCGCCGCGGGGACTTGGGCGCATCGGAACCCTTCCCGAGCCGGTTGAGGCGGGAGTGTTCGCGGGCTTCGTGCGGGAGCGTCTCGGCGCCGCCGGCGTCCGCCTGGTGGGGGAAGCCGGGCGGCAGGTGAAGAAGGTCGCCGTCTGCGGCGGGTCCGGCGTTTCGCTGCTGCACGAAGCGGCGCGCAAGGGAGCCGACATCCTGGTGACCGGCGACGTCAAGTATCACGAGGCGCGCGAGGCCGAGGCGCTCGGCGTGGCGCTGCTCGACGCGGGACATTTCGCCACCGAGCGGATCATGGTCGAGGGATTTGCCGCGCAGTTGAGGGGGGCGCTTGCCGCGCGTCGCCTGGAGGCAGAGGTAATCGAGTACCAAGGAGAGCGGGAGCCTTTCGCGTTTTACTGA
- a CDS encoding penicillin-binding protein, whose amino-acid sequence MIEKREKWARVRMRFVALLFVIVFIIAAGRAFYLQVLNNDRLVKLAEKQHQRIVALTPSRGGIYDRNNAPFAVSIEMDSCYAETRNMENIPEAAAQLASVLGCDRGELEAKLKGAKNFVWIARRMAPEQAKKVRELELDGVGFVKENRRFYPNSGVAAHVIGFTGVDPAGLEGIEKKYDNVILGNTGFLVTERDALGRDIALKKGSEGKSGSKGSNVVLTLDKNIQYIAEKELVKTIEKNGAKAGIAIVMEPDTGRILAMANYPTFNPNNIAALTHESVRNRAIADSFEPGSTFKIFLVAAALEAGVIRPGDSFNCENGSCNMYGRTIHDTHKYGALNVSQVLKYSSNIGAAKIGQRLGSQRLFTALTGFGFGEKSSVDLPGEVSGMLRPQDKWYGIDLATISFGQGVTATALQLTAAVSAVANGGNLMKPYLVDRIVDDEGVVLQQFGPQLKRRVISPATAKTVAGMLEGVVAEGGTGTGAAVDGYRVAGKTGTAQKVEGRSYSAKKRIGSFIGFVPVDKPRLAIMVMVDEPTANVYGGVVAAPAFSAIAQQTLCYLNVPPDKNVKKKPATVPEKMSPQVEQAAVEGGAIEGGDAGAMPNFRGMSMRQVLRVMEQRGLNVKLQGSGRAVEQNPPPGARITTQDQVWVRFVPSA is encoded by the coding sequence GTGATCGAGAAGCGGGAGAAATGGGCAAGGGTCCGCATGCGTTTCGTGGCCCTGCTGTTCGTGATCGTTTTCATCATCGCTGCAGGACGCGCCTTCTACCTGCAGGTTTTGAACAACGACCGCCTGGTGAAGCTTGCCGAGAAGCAGCACCAGAGGATCGTGGCGCTCACCCCGAGCCGGGGCGGCATCTACGACCGCAACAACGCCCCCTTCGCCGTCTCCATAGAGATGGACTCCTGCTACGCCGAGACCCGCAACATGGAGAATATCCCGGAGGCGGCGGCGCAGTTGGCAAGTGTCCTCGGGTGCGACAGGGGCGAGCTCGAGGCGAAGCTGAAAGGTGCCAAGAACTTCGTCTGGATCGCGCGCCGCATGGCCCCGGAACAGGCGAAGAAGGTGAGGGAGCTCGAGCTCGACGGGGTCGGCTTCGTAAAGGAGAACCGGCGCTTCTACCCGAACTCAGGGGTGGCAGCCCATGTGATAGGCTTCACCGGTGTCGACCCGGCCGGCCTGGAAGGGATCGAGAAGAAGTACGACAACGTCATCCTAGGTAACACCGGCTTCCTCGTCACCGAACGCGACGCGCTCGGCCGGGACATCGCCCTCAAGAAGGGGAGCGAGGGGAAAAGCGGCTCCAAAGGGAGCAACGTAGTCCTCACCCTGGACAAGAACATCCAGTACATAGCGGAGAAGGAACTCGTCAAGACAATCGAGAAAAACGGCGCCAAGGCCGGAATCGCGATCGTCATGGAACCGGACACGGGGCGCATCCTGGCCATGGCCAACTACCCCACCTTCAACCCGAACAACATCGCGGCACTGACCCACGAGTCGGTCCGCAACCGCGCCATCGCGGACAGCTTCGAGCCCGGGTCGACCTTCAAGATCTTCCTGGTGGCGGCAGCCCTCGAGGCGGGGGTGATCAGGCCCGGCGACAGTTTCAATTGCGAGAACGGCTCCTGCAACATGTACGGCAGGACCATCCACGACACGCACAAGTACGGCGCGCTGAACGTGTCGCAGGTCCTTAAATACTCGAGCAACATCGGCGCCGCCAAGATCGGCCAGAGGCTCGGCTCGCAGCGCCTGTTCACCGCGCTCACCGGTTTCGGGTTCGGCGAGAAGAGCAGCGTCGACCTCCCGGGGGAGGTGTCGGGGATGCTCCGGCCGCAGGACAAGTGGTACGGCATCGACCTCGCCACCATCTCCTTCGGTCAGGGGGTGACGGCAACGGCATTGCAGCTGACCGCGGCGGTATCCGCGGTGGCTAACGGCGGCAACCTCATGAAGCCGTACCTCGTGGACCGGATCGTGGACGACGAGGGTGTCGTGCTGCAGCAGTTCGGTCCGCAGTTGAAAAGAAGGGTGATCTCGCCCGCGACGGCGAAAACCGTGGCCGGCATGCTGGAAGGCGTCGTCGCCGAGGGGGGGACCGGTACCGGTGCCGCGGTGGACGGCTACCGTGTCGCGGGGAAGACCGGTACGGCACAGAAGGTGGAAGGGCGCAGCTACTCGGCAAAAAAGCGCATCGGCTCCTTCATAGGGTTCGTTCCGGTGGACAAACCCCGTCTGGCCATCATGGTGATGGTGGACGAGCCGACCGCCAACGTGTACGGCGGTGTGGTCGCCGCTCCGGCTTTCAGCGCCATCGCGCAGCAGACCCTCTGCTACCTGAACGTCCCGCCGGACAAGAACGTGAAGAAGAAGCCGGCGACGGTGCCCGAGAAGATGTCCCCGCAGGTGGAGCAGGCCGCGGTGGAGGGTGGCGCCATCGAGGGGGGGGACGCCGGGGCCATGCCGAACTTCCGCGGCATGAGCATGCGGCAGGTGCTCAGGGTGATGGAGCAGCGCGGACTCAACGTAAAATTGCAGGGAAGCGGCCGGGCGGTGGAGCAGAACCCGCCACCGGGCGCCCGCATCACCACGCAGGATCAGGTCTGGGTGCGCTTCGTGCCGTCGGCCTGA